The following proteins are encoded in a genomic region of Mycobacteriales bacterium:
- a CDS encoding DUF3037 domain-containing protein yields the protein MKVFEYALLRAAPRVERGEVVNIGIVFYCQAAEFLTVRVAADPDRLRALDGAADVEGILEAAEALERTCGGEGPAGSTSLGQRFRWLTAPRSTVVHAGPVHSGLTADPEAEVERLLHALVR from the coding sequence GTGAAGGTCTTCGAGTACGCCCTGCTGCGCGCGGCGCCGCGGGTCGAGCGCGGCGAGGTCGTCAACATCGGCATCGTCTTCTACTGCCAGGCAGCGGAGTTCCTGACCGTACGGGTGGCGGCGGATCCCGATCGGCTGCGTGCGCTCGACGGTGCGGCGGACGTCGAGGGGATCCTCGAGGCGGCCGAGGCGCTGGAGCGGACGTGCGGAGGTGAGGGACCAGCGGGCTCGACCTCGCTGGGGCAGCGCTTCCGCTGGCTGACCGCGCCGCGCAGCACCGTCGTCCATGCGGGCCCCGTGCACAGTGGGCTGACGGCCGATCCGGAGGCCGAGGTG